TTCGATGATGTGGAAATTGAAGTTGAATTACCTGAAACTACAGTAGAATTTGATGAAACCGCCCTCCTGCCTCAAAATTACGTGTCGGACAATGTTGAGCGCCTGAATCTGTACCGCAAACTCTCGCAGGCTAATACCGAGAAAGAGATTGAAGAATGGAAAGATGAAATTGTTGACCGCTTTGGTCCTGCCCCCAAAGAAGCCAAATATCTTATCCTGGCAAGCAAAATTCGGTTATTTGCCTCCCGGAACTTCTTCACAAAAGTTACTATCCGGGCTGATCGTATGTGGCTGGTTTGTCCAAAACAGGAAACAGAAATGGGAGCAAACTTCTTTGATTCCGGTAAATTTCAGGATATTCTTGAGAAACTGGAAGTTACCAAGAAAGACAAGTTTCAAGTGGTTCAAAAGAAAGATACTGTACGCTTCGTAGTACAGGATATCCCAGACATTGAATCCGCATATGAATACCTTAAAGAATTGGCTATGAGTGAGTTGCATGCCTGACCTTAGTACATATATAGATCTTATTAAACAAGGTAATGTCGTAGCATTTCCAACCGAAACGGTGTACGGTCTTGGAGCGGATGCCTGGAATCCCACGGCCATCCAGAAGATATTTTCCATTAAAGGCCGTCCTTCTGACAACCCGTTGATTGTTCATGTTTCTGAGGAAGAGCAAGTGCATGAATTTTCTGATCAAATTCCGGATTCAGCACATGTTTTGATCGAAGAGTTCTGGCCCGGACCTCTTTCCCTGGTGTTACCCAAAAAGCCTGAAGTTTTGGATGCCGTCACCGCCGGTTTGGATACCGTAGCCATTCGAATGCCTGATCACGACATTGCGCTGGAATTTATTTCCGAAACCGGGCCGTTGGTCGCACCCAGTGCGAATAAATCTGGCAGACCCAGCCCTACTAAAGCAGAGCACGTGAAGGCTGATTTTGGAGATGATTTTCCGGTTATCGATGGAAAAGCAACGAAAGTAGGGTTGGAATCAACGGTTCTGGATTTGACGGGCGATCAGCCTGAA
The nucleotide sequence above comes from Gracilimonas sp.. Encoded proteins:
- a CDS encoding L-threonylcarbamoyladenylate synthase translates to MPDLSTYIDLIKQGNVVAFPTETVYGLGADAWNPTAIQKIFSIKGRPSDNPLIVHVSEEEQVHEFSDQIPDSAHVLIEEFWPGPLSLVLPKKPEVLDAVTAGLDTVAIRMPDHDIALEFISETGPLVAPSANKSGRPSPTKAEHVKADFGDDFPVIDGKATKVGLESTVLDLTGDQPEILRPGSISRKQIEDVLGFTVHESFFAHMERPKSPGQKYSHYKPKAEVRWLEVLEKTDDPECLYLLLSSDVYDSVNIIDFNNDLDRLARQIYDRFRQADIEGYSAVAIENFQDMDHPIIPALLNRVQKAIG